gtcttgccattttggggctccatatcttggaaactatgtatgctttgggagttataattgattttccatcatatttgggaactgtacagtgtatttagAAAAATGTAgagcgctcagactttaaaagataaaataggagggactcaaaaacagctttgggacaaaatgaccttacggtaccctctacttcaggcctcaaattaaccatgtgggcacttgatgagtggaacgcccttttaaccccatgtacagtagcactgtatcaaacattcaagcttggaaaaacgttgtttttcaaagttcttcatattaatcttggccttcaaagtatatgtttttctctatatcttatcacagtgtctgttttgtctgctgccatctgctggtctaaaaaagtaacaacagcgtaatgtaagaaaacaaaaggggctggaaaatcttgcccgtaaatttaccaataaagcactgtaattattatatacagtatattgctatgtaCTAAttctgattttaacaagcatgatgaatagtaatagtttaaataatttcctaagtgtgactgcttaatgctcaatcatgatgccagtcccaagatggcctcaccctgcactacatttctaccagacatgggggtgggggtgtcctgtcAGAAATGTAATCataattgagcattctgcataatgcttgttaaaatcataattaatatatagcaatatactgtagaatttaagtgctttattggtagcctagcgagctcaacccctaggggcgtctagatttctaggctactttattggtaaattatgggcaagatgttccagccccttttgttttcttacattacactgttgttgcgtttttttgaccagcagatggcagcagacaaaacggacactgtgataagacatagacacaaacatttactttgaaggccaagattaatatgaagaactttgaaaaacaacgtttttccaagcttgaatgtttgatacagtgctactgtacatggggttaaaagggcgttccactcatcaagtgcccacatggttaaatttaggcctgaagtagagggtaccgtaaggacatttagtccaaaagctgtttttgagtccctcctattccatcattaaaaggcagagtgccctactttttttggaatacactgtacagttcccaaatatgatggaaaatcaattataactcccaaagcatacatagtttcgaagacatggaaccccaaaatggcaagactcttcatcacgcttttcacaaattcagtttttaagacttaatatagccaaaaataatcaaggcatgttattcgtaagtacatcatctggtagacagggtcatattgaggggtcatggtgatttttaggcctgtatcttccttcaaactaaaaccagaggtgtcaaaatctgcttgtaaattttgtatgcaattcacaggcttgaaaggtgggcatggcaccccaactttggagggcttcatctttgcaaccgttagacgtagggtgctaatacttggtattctttcaattgacatcaaaaggtacctgtatgtgagatattgggtaaatcggagagggtcatgtggggaaggcgtgtgaattgacatggaatgaccctatggaaaacacatacagtacaacaaatacactcaataaatatgtttagctatttattgagtgtatttgttgtactgtatgtgttttttattgtaggcctatatgtttttatgccattcattctgctgtgctgtcaagtcaagtcattatgGATGGCATTTTCAAAAAAGAGAGATTATTGGTGTGCGTGTTGctggtgcatctttgaccaagacagcaagtctttgcgATGTATCAAGAgtcacggtatccaaggtaatgtctgcataaaACCAAGAacgatgaaccacatccaactcAAACTGGACGCAagacaagaggaagctgtctgcaAGGGTTTCATTCCCCTGTAGATGTGTGATGATGTCTGTAATGTTTTGTGTATTCTGTATATGTATCccatgctactggacaccttaatttcccttgggattaataaacgatacactcctctactctactcatccaGATATGGTGATGCCTGACAAACCGAAGTTGAAGTTCATCCAGAAGGTCCCCAACTTCAAGAAGGCCAAGAAGGAGTTCAGGCGGCTGAATGACATCCGGGGCCCGACCAAAGGAGCCAGCCAGTTCACAGAGAAGGGCCAATATGGCATCGTGGTGGGTACACTGTCTCTGTTGGCTggtcatttacattacattacttagaCACATAGCTGATActtctatccaaagcaacttgcagaTCTTAACAACAggctatttgttacagtccctggagtaatccattttatgcataatGTAGTGTAAAAATGTAGTATCTATATTATTTCAAATATAAATATTTGACACAAAGTTCAAAGAgttaaaaaaggagaaattcttggtaagTGTGTAACTGTTgaatctttgaccgagacagcaagtctttgtgatgtatcaagagcccattaccaaggtaatgtctgcataccaccaagaaggatgaaccacgtacaacaggattaactgtggatgcaagaggaactaaatgacactaaaatgacaggcgcctcagttattttgtccaacccctgtatatataATGACCCCTCTCTGTTCCAGGCTCTGGGAGGAGGCTATATCCACTGGGGACATATTGAGATGATGATTACTATTATAAGTTAAGTTATTATAagttaatataatatatatatataatgaccTCTCTCTGTTCCAGGCACTGGGAGGAGGCTATATCCACTGGGGACATATTGAGATGATACGCCTCACTATAAACCGCCGCATGGACCCCCGCACCACCTACGCCAGCTGGAGAGTCAACGCCCCCTACAAGCCAATCACGGCCAAGGGGCTGGGCAAGCGCATGGGTGGCGGCAAGGTACAGTAGCCAATCACGGCCAAGGGGCTGGACAAGCGCATGGGATGCTGTGTGACTTAGCTTTAGCTAATAGCTTTTGGTATGTGTTATAATACATTTCTTGTATCCTTGATTGTTTGAAGGATGCTTATGGAGTTCTAAGTGCGTTATGTtaggtgggcagccgtggcctagtggttagggagttggtctttcaatctaggggttgcaggttcgaatcccccctgacctctccctacatctccatccatggctgaagtgcccttgagcaaggcacctaaccccacattgctccagggcctgtaaccaataccctgacgaATAATAACTAAGTCtttttgaataaaaatgaaagcgtcagctaaatgcaatgtaatgtaatgtgtggacCGCTGTggactttttgtgttttttttttttttttttgccattttagcctttattttgataggaccgtgaaagagggacaggaaatgagtggggagagagagtaagggacagGGTTCCCacaggtcatggaatttctggaatatcatggaatttcataaaagtttttccagtcatggaaagtcatggaattttaccattttgcaagCACAGTCATGtgatatcatggaattttcttaacagttgtgtaaaagcagaaacttttttgtttggtgtataacattgtttcttactggttaccCTAAAATGCTTCGCCAGAGACTGTTTGGTTTCGCACTGTTATGTGCAACactctagaatgcaatgagcccactgaagtctggcggtggctcagcGTCAGCTATAGGGATGAAGACAATCTTcagttttttaaaaacaaattttcgtcatttttttatggaagtggtcatggaaattctgctttttgggtctggaaagtcatggaaaatcatggaattttatatctgaattagagtgggaaccctgaagggaatgatcggcaaatgacccgggcaggaatcgaacccgggttgctgaCGTAATGCCCCAGAGCCCTACCGTTAGGACACGGCTGAGCCACTGCAGACTTCAATAGCTTTTCTATGGGTGTTGATATTAATTCTTGTGTGCGTGGCTGTTTACATAGTGTCTACATTCcttatttatcttatctctgttacatgttgaatgttaaatgttgaatgttcatttgtactatatttattatttattattgtccattgttaccagtccatcactgttacctgtcctgtcttgcactttatgtcagtctgaaaaatgtcagttttgtatatgtcttgtcctggcatggtatagagagaaaacgtaatttcatttttctttgtatgtcttgtgcatatgatgaaagtgacaataaaagctgacttgacttgacttgtgtttcAGGGTCCCATTGACCACTACGTGTCTCCGGTGAAGGCGGGTCGCCTGGTGCTGGAGATGGGCGGGAAGATCGAGCTGGGGGACGTGGAGCGCATGCTCACCGAACTGGCCAAGAAACTGCCCTTCCCCGCCAaggtcattacattatattacattacactgcccTTCCCCGCCAAGGtcaatacattatattatattacacaagAAACTGCCCTTCCCCGACAaggtcattacattatattacattacgaaACTGCCCTTCCCCGCCAAGGTCATTACACTGTAAtaattacactacattaccagccaaggtcattacattacattacactgcccTTCCCCGCCAAGAAACTGCCATTCCCTGCCAaggtcattacattatattatattatattatattatattacattaccagCCAAGGTCATTgcacttcattacattacactacattacattgccctTCCCTGCCAAGGtcgttacatgacattacactacatcacCAGCCAAGGTCATTACATTACCCTTTGCAGCATTACCTCACATTACATTGGCCCTCTCCACCAAGGTCACAACACACCAAGGAAGATacttgttgtgtggtgtgtgtgcattacatATTAAACTGTTGGTGAGCCATGAGAGTCTGGCTGCCATGTATGcggagtatactgtatataatatataactgtatatttattatatattactGTATAATATGTAACTGTATATATTTATCTTCTGCAGGTGAGGAGTCGTGAGAGCTTGGCCGCCATGTATaaggaatatactgtatataatattgtATATGACTGTGTATATTTATCTTCGTTAGGTGGTGAGTCGTGAGAGCCTGGCTGCCATGTATAAGGaatatagtgtagtgtgtagtgtgtataatattaataatatatattCTTGTGCAGGTGGTGAGTCGTGAGAGTCTGGCCGCCATGTATAAGGAGCATGGtgtagtgtgtatatgtatatgtaataTTTATATCTGATTATATATTTGTGTTCTGCAGGTGGTGAGTCGTGAAAGTTTGGCCGCCATGTATAaggagtatactgtatataatatataacTGTATATATTCTTGTGCAGGTGGTGAGTCGTGAGAGCCTGGCCGCCATGTATAAGGAGCATGGtgtagtgtgtatatgtatatgtaataTTTATATCTGGTTATATATTTATGTTGTGCAGGTGGTGAGTCGTGAGAGTCTGGCCGCCATGTATAAGgagcatactgtatataatattgtATATGACTGTGTATATTTATCTTCATTAGGTGGTGAGTCGTGAGAGTTTGGCCGCCATGTATAAGGAATATAGTGTGTCTAATATATATTTCTCTTGTGCAGGTGGTGAGTCGTGAGAGCCTGGCCGCCATGTATAaggagtatactgtatgtaatatatatataatatttaatTTATAACTGTGTCtattcccctccactcctctaggTGGTGAGTCGTGAGAGTTTGGCCGCCATGTATAAGGAGCATGAGGAGCGGGCTGCCAGCAACCAGAACCCCTGGACCTTCGAGCACATCGCCAGGGGCAACATGCTGGGCATCCGGAAGGTTCTCAGCTCCTTCGACCTGCGGAACCACGGACGATACTCCGGAAAGTTCTTCTTCCCAGACCGGGTCTAAGACTGCAGATTGTGCTCTGCAGTTTAGTTTAAAACCCCAAGGAAAAGGCGGCCCAAAGACTGattacattgcactgcactgtaccTAATCAACTGagatatactaagaagctggttcaggagtaaaccaggttacgttaagaggtaaatcatctaatagaagagcccggagtcctcCAAGAGCCTGGAGAGTCaactccatgctcttctattacatgatttaccttaGTATTGGCCCCTGTTTTCATTTGAGATGTTACAGCGTTTGGCAGCAGTGAATGTTGCGGGTGGTCGTGTCAGGCACAAGGATACATGAACTATGAATTATCCTTCTTGGCTGGACGACAGCGCTGGATCCTCTTGTCTTGGTCGTCTGTGGGATTCGAAGACTGTGTGGTCTTGAATAACATACAGCATATAACATCAATGTGACATCATTGTTATTATATTTCCATTACACAGATGGAAATGATGCTCCACTGCTATGGATTACTTTCtaataaaatatgaaaataaacacAAACTTTCTCTGTGTGCTCAAGATCTGTGTGTTGAAAAATTATTTGTACAAttaattattattgtttattattattattattatcattgtgcTATTATTATTGTCTCTTATACAAACTTTCAGTGTAACATCATGAAAGTTGTGTGTTGACCTTTCAAAGATGGCCGAGCGTGGGCGCCAGTCAGACATCTGATGTAGGGTACGCATGCGCAACACAATGATGCTTTGAAAGGATTTGCCGCGAAGCTGTCCGCAGAAGCTGTTTGCATAGAACTTTCATTAACATTTGGCAATGAGAAATAGGCGTCATATTTCTTACGTTTGAATCCGGATACCTCAAATACAAGTGACTACAATAAACTGGTAAAACCAAAGTAACAGCTGTATTGTAGTAGAGAAGTATCTTCCTTTAGCTAGCTAGCTATCTCGTAGCATTCACAACAACACAGCAACATCTGACAGCCAAGCCAATAAAGGTAAGGTCACGAATTCAACTGCCAGCGTCTAGAAACAAAATATCGCCTGCATTTCCTCAGAACTGCATAGCCTGTCAAATCAGGTCCTGCTACATTGCACGAGAGCTTGTGGTAGGAAAACATCCAGCGGCAAATATGAATCACATGACATTTGTTGTTGCTTGCTGTCATACTTTttaaggtgtggatggtggggagggACATGTCTTGTTCTTGAGCTCTATCAATTTTGAGATGAACCTATCTTatctccagggccggattaagatggcctgaggcccctaggctacaggttgctgtggggcccccccggAAAGCAACTGTCATGACAAATTGACATGGGCAGTGTCATggtgtatcatggtgccctgaggttcatcactaactgtagggccgaaactcatcactgtgaactctatgccagagttaaatggtcttcactgactaccaggagacttactcactggtatacatttatttacaaggcaatactcggactactgccaccttacatctgcagcctaatcacagtgaggaatattgagtcttatggtctgcgctctaaaggccatttgttactctctgtcccttgcttccgcacagaactggggaagagggcatttgtgttttcagcccctacctcatggaacaatctacaaaaggacttgaaactaacagatctgattccattgagcgattttaattccaagatgagatcacttgagacagagtctattgtctgtaactgtttcaattgacgtgttattttacttgatttgttattttaatgcaactgtgtaattttaattttgtaacttgagccgccacttggccaggacaccttGTAAAGAACCTGCTTgtaaagaggttcttaatctcaacgggtttatttttcctggttaaataaaggttaaataaaaaaataaaaaaatataattacGTGCTAGTAGgaatttagtaggcctacatgtctaccaactctactcaacatgacagatgtttttttttcaatattgcatcttgtcataattctgcaattttacaCTTTTGACCTATCAGGggcccccatggcaggtggggcccctagaatgcagccttatctagcctatgcatgatCTTATCCTCACTGCCTTTTCACTATATAATGCAAAGAATGCACAATTAACCATATTAATGTCCCCAGCACTTTCCAGGCCAAACCTACACATTTGATTAGTTTGCGTCCTGCCCTGTATATGATTTTATTAGACGTCACCATGAAACCTGCCAGGGGGTCCGCGAGGAAGTCGACCCAAGGCCCggggggcaaggggaaggcaggGGCGAGGAAGGAGAACATTCCCACCGCCTCCGAGGTAAGGCGTGCATTTGGGTGGCTCTGTGACACTTttgtcaagtcagctttaattGACACTTTTTTCATATGCACAGACAGGTCCTACAAGAAAAATGAAATCACGTTTCTCTCTACCAttccaggacatagacatacacaggactgacattttcagactgacattaaagtgcaaggcGGGACAAGTAAACTGCCACTTAAATCCACTGTCTACTTTGGTTGGTTCAGTGTTAATAGCTTGACACACTCTCTGATCTGTCAGTTTATCCATGAGTTTCTCAAAGTttctgtgacgtgtgtgtgtgtgtgtgtgtgtgtgtgtgtgtgtgtgtgtgtgtgtgtgtgtgtgtgtgtgtgtgtgtgtgtgtgtgtgtgtgtgtgtgtgtgtgtgtgtgtgtgtgtgccctacttTGTTTCTCCTCCTGCTTTGTTGTGATGACTTCAGATCAGTGAGTGAGGCTCGTTCTCTACCAACCAAATGTCATTATTAGCGGATCTTATATTGACCATTGGATGCCGCTACAACAACAAGCCATTTTCGCACAGCGTAGTATGTACCATACAATGACATGTTCAAAAGCTTTTGAGTTTATGAAGCCTGAGTCAGCTGTTACTGCTGACTAAAAGcatcaaagggacactgtgggagatttttagttgtttatttgcagaattcatgctgcccattcagtaatgtttcctttttcatgaatacttaccaccagcatcaaattctaagcttaagaattcattatgatggaaaaattgcattttttcatacatgaaaagggggatcttctccatggtctgccattttgaatttccaaaaatagccattttcagctgcaaaaatgactgtacttggaccatagaaaatatttgtttattacttagtaaactttaatgtaaagatcaaatttggcaataggcagcccagtttcaatgagcagcatagttgcagtaccttttttgaccatttcctgcacaatgtccctttaagctGCTCAATACCATATTGGGTTTACATAGCAGAAGTAGACGTTGCTGCTTCCAGGTGTAGCTGTCCTCCTCCAGCATAGAGGCCAACCATGTTAATCTTGACATCTTGCACTGGTGCTAAAAGGTTAATGTATAGGTCATTTAATTATCTTGGTAAACGCGTTCAGACCACATGCcatggatacaatacaatacatattcTGCAGCCTGCATGTGGAACtgatgagcagggttgccagatgaggctgatgatttccaccccaaaaaatgttcaaaacctgcccagaagcacaaaatcccacccaattcttttgatttctatggcaaaaat
The Engraulis encrasicolus isolate BLACKSEA-1 chromosome 12, IST_EnEncr_1.0, whole genome shotgun sequence DNA segment above includes these coding regions:
- the mrpl16 gene encoding 39S ribosomal protein L16, mitochondrial isoform X2; this translates as MFASLRTAFHGLAIGGRTAGCSGGALAHAKVLSMGLKTYDAPPDYSDMVMPDKPKLKFIQKVPNFKKAKKEFRRLNDIRGPTKGASQFTEKGQYGIVALGGGYIHWGHIEMIRLTINRRMDPRTTYASWRVNAPYKPITAKGLGKRMGGGKGPIDHYVSPVKAGRLVLEMGGKIELGDVERMLTELAKKLPFPAKVVSRESLAAMYKEYSVSNIYFSCAGGES
- the mrpl16 gene encoding 39S ribosomal protein L16, mitochondrial isoform X3, encoding MFASLRTAFHGLAIGGRTAGCSGGALAHAKVLSMGLKTYDAPPDYSDMVMPDKPKLKFIQKVPNFKKAKKEFRRLNDIRGPTKGASQFTEKGQYGIVALGGGYIHWGHIEMIRLTINRRMDPRTTYASWRVNAPYKPITAKGLGKRMGGGKGPIDHYVSPVKAGRLVLEMGGKIELGDVERMLTELAKKLPFPAKVVSRESLAAMYKEYTVYNI
- the mrpl16 gene encoding 39S ribosomal protein L16, mitochondrial isoform X1, yielding MFASLRTAFHGLAIGGRTAGCSGGALAHAKVLSMGLKTYDAPPDYSDMVMPDKPKLKFIQKVPNFKKAKKEFRRLNDIRGPTKGASQFTEKGQYGIVALGGGYIHWGHIEMIRLTINRRMDPRTTYASWRVNAPYKPITAKGLGKRMGGGKGPIDHYVSPVKAGRLVLEMGGKIELGDVERMLTELAKKLPFPAKVVSRESLAAMYKEHEERAASNQNPWTFEHIARGNMLGIRKVLSSFDLRNHGRYSGKFFFPDRV